From a region of the Solanum stenotomum isolate F172 chromosome 2, ASM1918654v1, whole genome shotgun sequence genome:
- the LOC125855850 gene encoding uncharacterized protein LOC125855850, with translation MTFGDVTLQHVQRTKNKKIDALAALASTLILPDQTQVTICQKCIVPLPTEEEYIENVLEHLVAVSEVVKEDWRQPIIDYKCYGILPENPILPLERQIPSLKLSIQEGCTEEENARLRLAELETLNEKRLEAQQNLECKQTRLSRAFNKKVRLRCFQVGDQVLTVRRPIITSHKSAGKFTSKWDRPYVVQESYSHGAYKLVDTDGVRIGPINAKFLKSYYP, from the exons ATGACTTTTGGAGATGTAACCCTTCAACATGTGCAAAGAacgaaaaataagaaaatcgaTGCATTGGCTGCTCTAGCTTCAACGCTAATCCTTCCTGATCAGACGCAAGTTACTATTTGTCAAAAATGTATAGTGCCACTGCCAACTGAGGAAGAATACATAGAAAATGTGCTTGAGCATCTCGTCGCTGTTTCTGAAGTCGTGAAGGAAGATTGGAGACAACCCATTATTGACTACAAGTGTTATGGGATACTTCCAGAAAATCCAA TCCTGCCACTTGAGCGTCAAATACCTTCCTTAAAACTTTCAATTCAAGAAGGGTGcactgaagaagaaaatgctcGACTACGTCTTGCAGAGTTAGAAACACTTAATGAAAAGAGGCTAGAAGCTCAACAAAATCTTGAATGTAAGCAAACTCGTTTATCTCGTGCTTTTAACAAGAAGGTTCGCTTGAGGTGCTTTCAAGTTGGAGACCAAGTTCTCACGGTAAGAAGACCCATCATTACTTCGCACAAGTCTGCGGGTAAATTTACCTCAAAGTGGGATAGACCATATGTTGTACAAGAATCATATTCACATGGTGCTTACAAGCTTGTTGATACAGATGGAGTAAGGATCGGTCCTATTAATGCAAAATTCCTAAAGAGTTACTACCCTTGA